GAACTGGAGGTGAAGGCGGAGGAGTCCAAGGAGCAGTTGGGCGAACAGATCGATCAGCGCATCGACCAGGCGTTGGTGCAGGTGGGGTTGGTGAAGGCAGGGGTAAAAAGGGTGGCTGACCGGACGTCAGATACGTTCCAGCAGTTTGTCGACAAACGGGTGGATGCGGCGCTGGAGCGACTGGGTGTGGCGAGGAAAGAGGACATCGCATCCTTGTTGCAGCGCATTGAGTTGCTGGAGAGCAAGGTCAGTGTGCCGACGGTGGTCGAGCAGGTGGGTTGAGGTCTGAGGTCTTAACAATACCCTATGCAGTTCAATCCGCTGGCACGGCAGCAGCGTGATCTCGGTCGGCTGACTGAGATTGTGAAATCGTTGGTGCGCTACGGGTTGGCGGACTGGATGAGGCCGTTGCCGTTCTCGTGGATTCAGGAATTTTTCAGGAGCAGGGAGGGCGACAAGATTGCGGATGCGCCGATGGTGGTGCGGTTACGGATGGTGATGGCGGAACTGGGGCCGACGTTTACCAAGTTGGGTCAGTTGTTGAGCACGCGACCGGATCTGGTTGGTGCGGAGGTAGCGTTTGAACTGGCGAAATTGCAGTCGAGTGCCCCGGCAGATTCGGTGGAGGAAATTCGGCAGATCATCTTTGAGGATTTGGGGGCGGAACCGGAGTTGCTGTTTGCGGAGTTTGATCCGGTGGCTTTCGCTTCGGCGTCGATTGCGCAAGTGCATGGGGCACGGTTAATGAGTGGGGAGGCGGTGGTGCTGAAGGTGCAGAAGCCGGGGATTCGCAAGAAGATCGAGGCGGATTTGTCGATCCTGGCCTGGCTGGCGGAGCAGGCGGAAAAACATTCGCCGCAGTTGCGGGTTTATCAGCCGTTGGAGGTGGTGCGGCAGTTTGAGCGTTCGCTGAAACATGAGTTGGATTTTGATCATGAACGGCGCAACATGGAGGAGTTTGCGCATCGGTTTCGGAATGATCCGACGGTGAGGTTCCCGAAAGCATGGGCGGCTTATTCGAGCAAGCGGGTGCTGACGATGGAGCGATTTGAGGGGGTGTTTGGCAATGATCACGCGCAGCTGCAGGCGTCGGGATCGGACTTAAACACCTTCGCATTGCGGGGGGCCAACATGTATCTGGAGATGATTTTCAGGGATTCGTTTTATCATGCGGATCCTCATCCGGGGAACTTGATGCTGTTGCCGGGCGGCGTGGTGGGGGTGTTGGATTGCGGAATGACGGGGCGGCTGGATGAGCGGGTGAGAACGGAGATTGAGAATCTGGTGATGGCCGTCGGCCAGTCGGATCCCTTGGCATTGGCGGGGGCGGTGGTCAGGCTGGCGGTGCATCCGCCGGAAGGAGATCGCGAGCAATTGGTGGCGGAGCTTTCGGAGTTTGTGGCGGATCACACCGCGCGGCCGATTGGCGAGCTGGAGTTGAGTCCGGCGTTGCAGAGTTTGACGGGAATTATACGGCGGCATCATCTGATGTTGCCGCCATCCGTGTCGTTGTTGTTGAGGACACTGGTGTTGCTGGAGGGGACGTCGCAGTTGTTGAGTCCGCAGTTCAGTCTGGCGGCGGTGATCCGGCCGTTTTATCGAAGGGCAATTCGTCGGAGGTTGACGCCGAGTCGTTGGATCAATCGTTTCCAGCGCACGGTCGGCGACTGGGATGCGTTATTGCAAACGTTGCCGAATGATTTGAGCGAGATGGTGCAGCGGGTGCGAACAGGCAAATTTCAGGTGCACCTGGATCACCGTCATCTTGATCCGGTGATCAACCGGCTGGTGTTGGGCATTGTGGTGGCGTCACTGTTTTTGGGATCGTCGTTGTTGTGGAGCATGAAGGCACCGCCGGTGCTGGGTGGGGTGTCGATTTTCGGAGCGGCGGGTTATGCGATGGCGGTGTATCTTGGTTGGAAGTTGTTCAGGGCGATCCGGAGGTCGGGGGATATTGGGTCCGATGACGAGGAGGGGAGAGGTTGAAAGGCTAAAGGCTAACGGCTAACGGCTAACGGCTAACGGCTAAAGGCTTCACGGCGTAGGGATGTGAAGTCCAACGATATGATGTCCAGATGAGTCGAGCGGAGCCGGTCAGATGAAGAAATTTCTCAGGGGAGGATTAAAGCCATGGTTGATAATTTGATTATCCTCTATGAATGAGGCGGCGTGCATGGGCAATGATCGATCCAATCCGCCGGGAGAGCTCGGAGCGACTGCACGGTCGTTTGGGGGTTTTGATCGTCTGTTGGCGGAGCATTCTTCTTCGATCCGCCTTTATGTCCGGTCGTTGATGCCGGGTTATGAGGGGGCGGATGATTTGGCGCAAGAGACGTTGATCAAGCTTTGGGAAAAGCGCGATTCGTTTGAAGAGGGGACGAACTTTAAGGCTTGGGCGTTTCAAGTCGGCAAATTTATGGTGATGAATCAACGCCGGAAATTGTCGCGCTCGCCGGTGGTGATGTTGGATGACGAATTGATCGAGAAGATTGACCAGCGTTGGATGGAGAAGGAAGAGAGCCTGACAGATGAGCATCATCGAGCTTTGAAGGCGTGTTTGAATTTGCTAAAACCAGAGGATCAAAATCTTTTGCACGCCCGTTATGCAACCGCTATTTCGCTGGAGACATATGCTGAGCAGGAGGGCACCCGGTCGGGCACCCTCAAGGCAAGGTTGTTCCGTTTGAGAGACGCTTTGCGGGACTGCATCGACCGCCGACTAGGACATTCATGAATCCCATTCCTCCAGAAGACTCCGCTAAAATCAATCGTGCGCTCGATCATTTGATCGATGGCAGTTTGTCGGCTGAGGAGCTTTTGGAAGTTCAGGAATGGATGAAGGCGGATGCGAAGGTGCTCAATCTGTATCTCGAGAAGATGTCCATGGAGTCTTTGTTGAAGGATCATGTGTGGATTCGGAAGGAGCCTGAGGTTTTCACGGCACCGATCAAGTTGCGGAGGGTGGATCGACGACGGTTGGTGATGCTGGCTGCGGCGGCATGTTTGGCATTGTTGCTGGTGTTGACGTTGTGGATGAAACCGAGGCAGGATGCCGGGGCGGGACTCGTTTCTGGCGAAAGGTTGCCAAGTGTGCAATTTTCGGCGGCATCGGTTTTTGAAGGGGTGTCGTCCAAGACGTCAGATGATGGAGCGTTGCCTTTCGGTGATGGCGTGGTGATGCAGGACGGTTCGGTGTCGATTCGACTGCCAAGTGGGGTCGAGGCGTTGTTGAAAAGCCCTTCGCGGTTTTCGATCACGGGTGCGAACCGCTTGAAGTTGGATCAGGGATCGGGATGGTTTCGAGTGCCTCCGGAGGCCAAGGGGTTTGCGGTGGATTTGCCGGAGATGGAGGTCATTGATTTAGGCACAGTGTTTACGGTGCGGGTGGATGAGCTCGAACATCAGGTGCAAGTCGAGCAAGGGTTGGTTGAGGTGAGGCAACGGACGGTCGGACTTGGAACCCAGCGGTTAAAGGCGGGGGAGATGCTGGTGCGGCGCGCCAACCACGAGACGGTTCAACTGGTATCGGGAGCGTCTTTGGTTGACCCGGATTCCTTGAAGGATGACGCAGAGGTCGTATTCCGAGAGTCGTTAACGGGTGTGTCGGACCAGCCATTTTCGGAACGGATACCGTTGAAGGGTAGTTGGACTGTTTTGGAAGGTATTCCGCAGATCAGTCATGGGCGGTTTGTGGCCAGGTCGAACTTCACGCATTTGATGGGCCGGTTTTCCCGTCCCATTGAGCCTTCGGAAAATGCGGTAGTTATGGTGAGCTTCAAATCGGTGTCTCCGATGTCGCTGTTTCACTCCGAAGGATTTGCCGGCATCAGTTTGTTTGACCGGGATGGGGAACTGATGTTTTTTGGCGACAAAGGGGAAGATTCTTACTCTTGGGAACTGTTGACTTTTGGTAAAAATTATCGGGGTCCGGCGGAGAAACGGAGGGCTTATGATCTTGCGATTCAAGGCAGTGCGGAAACCTTTACGCTGCGATACCGTCAGCGCACCGGTGCTTTTGAAGTGTTTCGCGGATGGGGGGCACAGGGTTTGCCGTTGATTCGCGGAACGACGGATGCTGGCTTGCGATTTGACGGAGTGAGAATCGCCAATGGTGAAGGCGGGGATTTCTCTTTTGAGGATATTGAGGTGTCGGTGGTGAAGGAGACGAAGGGCCAATGAGGGCGTTTTTTATCCGCGCTGGATAGATTCCGTGATTTTTTTGGCAACCGAATGGCGGAAGGAAACATTTGGAGATTGGCGGGCGCATTGAAGGGCCCGCGTGTTCATTCTACTCGACTCAATTTCATGGTTCGCCAATCTGCTTTACTCGTCTGTCTGCATCTGGTTTTTTTGCCAATAGGGGTGAATGGTCAGGAAGCAGCTTCTGGGGCAAAAATGGTGGTGCAACAGGATCGTGAGCGCATCTTAACTGCGGCTGAAGCGGTGCTCGCCAAGATGCCATTCAGCATTACTTTTGACCGATCTCCCCTAAGCGAAGGTGGGCCGGACGAGTTCTTCTCGATGAGCGATCATTACTGGCCTGATCCTGCCAAGGCGGACGGCAAACCATACATCATGAGGGATGGTCAGTCGAACCCGGGGAATTTTAATCAACACCGGGAAACCCTGATGGCGATGCGGGATGCCACGTCTGTTTTGGCGGCAGCGTATTGGCTGACAAAAGATGAACGTTATGCCGCCAAGGCAGTGGAGATGCTGAAGGTGTTTTTTCTTGATGAGGGGACTCGAATGCATCCCAGTCTGGATCATGCTCAGGCAATCATAGGCAAGCCGACGCCGGACCGGGGGACCGGACTGATTGATACCTTGCATTTGGTGGAAGTGCCGTTGTCGGTGCTGACGCTGCGTAATTCCAAGGCGATGAAGGTGGAAGTTTTTGATGGCTTGCGGCAGTGGTTCGCCGATTACACTTCCTGGCTTGTTAGCAGTTCCAAGGGGAAGAATGAGGCGAAAGCGATAAACAATCACGCCGTGGCCTACTGGCTTCAAGTGGCGTCATTCGCGACGCTTACGGAAAATGAAGCGTTGTTGGTCGAATGCCGACGTCAATTTAAGGAGGTTTTCATCGGTGTGCAGATGGCTGTGGATGGTGGCTTTCCATTGGAGTTGGGGCGAACAAAACCGTATGCCTATTCGATTTTCCAACTGGATAACATGACGGCGCTTTGCCAGCTGTTATCCAGTTCGTCGGACAATCTTTGGACGTTTACGACGAGCGACGGCAAATGCATGCGAAGAGCCATGGCCTTTTTGTATCCTTTTCTTGCCGATAAATCCTCCTGGCCTTTGAAACCCGATGTTCATGCTTGGGAGGGATGGCCAGTTCGTCAATCGGCGTTGTTGTTTGGAGGCATCGCCTTTCACGAGGACAAATATTTGCGGTTGTGGCGCAGTTTGAATGCCGATCCAGAAGCATTCGAAATTCGGCGAAATAACGCCATCACGCAGCCTTTTTTGTGGACTGCGCTGTTTGATCATTCGACCGCGACCGCTGCGCCAAAGAAACTGCGTGCCAAGGATGTTTTTGAGCCAAACCAAAGGATCATGTTCGCAGACATTTTCAAGGGTTTGCCTTTTGAAAGGTGGAACATTTCGGAAGATGATCGATATTCACTTCCGGTTGCTAGTTCGGAACGCATTCAGGTGGTGGATGCGCCGGGACCATGTGAAGATGGCAAGGCCGTGAAGTTTGTGGTGAGAAGGGCACCCAACTCATTTAGGTCGGAAATTTCACTGCCTCATGAAGAGGGGTTTCAGGAGCGATGGTATGCGGCCAAAATTTTCATTCCTGAAGATTGGGTATTTGATCCATTAAAGGCGCAGGATATCGTTTTGCAGTGGCATGGCATACCTGGCAATTGGAAACCTACGCATCCCAACCTGGCTATCTCCATCAGCAATGACCGATGGTATATACGGCAGAGTTTTGGTTCGCCACAAGAGGGGGTGTCTCGAAACAGTGAACGGCTTGAAGAGTCTGTGCAGAGGGGGCAATGGGTCTCTTGGATCATTCATGCCAAGTGGCATCCTGGTGCCGAGGGATTGTTGCAGATTTGGAAGGACGGTAAATTGGTGTTTAATCAAGCCGGGCCAAATGTGTATGGCACCATCGGCGTGGAATATACCCCTTACTTCAAGACTGGAATCTACCGGCCTGAGTGGCATGTCAATACTGAGCGCAAGTTGGAAAATTTTAGGACCGAAGTGGCGGAATCCAAGATAAAGACGGTGTTCGTCAGTGATGTGAAAGTCGGTAGTGAACGGGCACGATTGGAAGACTTCATCGGCAACGCCTCAAAGTAATGACTACGCGATGCGTTCCTACCAGGGTTTTCAAGTTATGACATTCAACATGATGATTTTGATAGGGTGGAGCTTGCTTTTTACTGGCCTGGTTCAAGCTGAAGATCGACGAAATCATCCGAATGTTTTGTTGATCGCGGTGGACGATCTCAACGATTGGATCGGGTGCATGAAGGGGCATCCACAGGCGAGGACACCGCACATGGACAAGCTTGCAGCACGCGGGGTGTTGTTCACCAATGCTTATTGTGCTGCACCGGTTTGTCTGGCTTCGCGCACGGCAATCTTTTGTGGTCGATATCCTGATCAGACAGGTGTTTTTAGTAACTGGGGGAAGACGCGTGGAAAGATGCCTGCAAAGTCATTGCAGATGCCGCTTCACTTTTCAGCAACGGGATATGAGACACTTGGTGCTGGCAAACTTTATCACGCAGCCTCGCCGCAATTTTTTGATGACTATTTCGATACCGAGCAGCGCTGGAGTCCATTCACTCAAGAGCAGGCGCAATATACGGAAGCGGAATTGCCGAGTAAAGGGAGTGACTCGCCGGAGCATTTGGTGGTTGATGGCCCCGGTGGGAAAGACTGGATTTTGCCCCTAAACGGACTACCCAGTGAACGCAATGCTGATGGTAAAGAAGGGGAGTCGTTTGATTGGGGGGCTGTCGATGTTGCGGATGTTGAGATGGGAGACACGCGCATCACTAACTGGGCGATGGAAAAACTGGGTGGGCAAAGGACCAAACCGTTTTTTCTCGGAGTAGGATATTACCGGCCACACATTCCGCTTTTTGCGCCGCAACAAGATTTTGATGTCCTGCCGCCGGTGGAGGCGATTCAACTGCCGTTATGCATCCCTGATGATTTGGACGACTTAGGGGAGGCAGGCAGACGGTTTGCACTAGATCCAATTACGGCAGGCACCCATCAGTTGGTGACTGATCACGCGCAATGGAAACAGGCGGTGCGGGCCTATCTGGCGTGCATTGGTTATGTGGATCGTCAGATCGGGAGGTTGATTACCAAGCTGGATGACAGCGAGCACGCGGGGAATACGTGGATCATTTTGTTTAGCGATCATGGCTGGCAGTTGGGGGAAAAGCAGCATTGGGGCAAGTGGACAGGTTGGAGGACATCGTCACGTATGCCTTTGATCATTGTTCCACCTGCCAATTTACAATTGCCGCGAGGGAAGGTTTGTGCTGAACCGGTGAGTCTAATGGACTTGTATCCGACGCTGATTGAAGTGTGTGGTTTGGCAGAAAAGAAAGAGGTGGCTGGCAGGTCTTTGATGCCATTGTTGAAGAATCCGGAGCAGGACAATGGACGTGCAGTTGTGACGGCTTTTGATCCGGGTAATCATGCCTTGTCTACCCGGGAATGGCGTTATCTTCGTTATGAAAATGGGGAGGAGGAGCTTTACCATGTTCATGCTGATCCGCATGAATGGCACAACCTTGTTAACGTAGCGCAACACCGTTCCATCTTGACAGAAATGCGTCACAGGCTTGAAAGTGAACTGCTCGACATTCGGGAGCAGTAGTGTCACTTGATCCTAAATTATAGGCAGATCATGCTTCAGAGTGAACTTGTGATTTTGATTGTCGCTACGTGATCATGTGACCAGTGAGGGAACGAATTGGATTTCGCAGTAGAGAAATATTTGGTTTTTTTGCAACCGAAGTTGGCGGTCGAACATCCGCCCTCTGAATTCCTTCAGCCGCACTTCGCGGGATTCGAAGGAAACCCTCGTTCCCGTAATCTCCAAAATCTCATCTTCTATGGAATATCCTGATGTGCCTATCCCGCGTTTCCAAAAAACTACGAGGTCCATTTTTTTGTGTGGGGGGTGCTTGTTGACCATGGCCGCAATGCAAACTCCACTAGGTGCGGCCACTTTGTTCTGGGATTTTACGCCAGCGACTGCCAATGGAGTTTCCAATGGAGGAGGCACGAGCGTTGCCCCGGGCAATTGGTTGGGTGGTGCAAGTTGGGACAGGGGCACGGGTAGTGGCTATCAAATATGGGCTGATGGAAATGATGCATCGATTGCAGGTAATTCGGCCGTGGCGGTAAGTGGCCCTGTCACGATGAACTCTTTGAACATCACTGGTGGGACTGTGAGAATTCAGTCGGACGCTGCCGCCAATGATCATGTGCTTACTCTCACCAATGGTGGAACGATTGCGTCTGGTGGCGTGGTGTTGTTTGGTGGAGATCAAGCCAATGTGTCTGGCAATGAGCGGTCGCTTGATGTGAGGCTTGGCGGCGACATCAATACCAGTGGCACGAGTGGGGGCAACATTGATCTTTTTGGGGGCACCATGCTGTCGTCCACTTCTACCGCGGGAAGGAATATTTACGCCAATGTGCGGATCGGTTTTGGCCAGGGAGCAAGCACCTCAGCAATTTTTGGGAGCAGCACAAACACCGGTTCACTGTTCATCAGCGGCAACCTTTCCACCTTTGGTGGTTCGCGCCGCATTGATGTGGTGTCAGGGATGACGGTTGAAGCTTCGGGCAACTATTTGAATGCCAACTCGGGTAGTGCAGCGTCGTTGACGACGGCTGGTGGAGGGGTTTTGAAGGTTGGCGGAGTCGCGTCGAATAGTGCCATCAACACGTTTGTCGTTGGTGCCGGCACGGATACAACAACGCTGGAACTGACTGGAAGTGGAGTGATGTCGTCTACTGGGTCTGCGACAGGAACCATGGGCAATAATTTTTCAATAAACTCGGTCAATGCGGTGTTGAAGTTCAACTCCTCTTTTGCACAGTCGGCCACGGCGGGGGTGCAAAACTTTGCGGGTGTTATTTCTGGAGGAGGACGTCTTGTTCAGGAAGGTAATGGAGTTTTGGCGTTGACCAACAACAACACTTACACCGGCACAACGACGGTAAGTGGTGGGGTTTTGCAGGTAGGCAGTGGAGGCGTTGGGTCTACCGGAACCGGTGGAGTTACCATTCAGAATGGTGGAACATTGCGCGGCACGGGAACGATTCGCAGCAGTCTGTTTGCGGCGCAACTGGGAGCGGTGATCCAAGCGGGGGACGATGGCGCAGCGACAAGTTTTGGAACGCTGAAGTTCACTCCGGCTTCGGGCAGCGGCATTTTTGATTTTCAAAGCGGCAGCAGTGTCAGTTTGGGCCTCAATCCCAGCGGCTCAGGTGATTTGCTTAGTTTCGATGGTTTGTCTGCTGGCACGTTAGTGTTTGATGGGGACCTGCTGGTGTCGGCGGCAGGTTTTGTGCCGACATCAGTGCAGGTTTTTAACCTGCTTGATTGGATCAATGTCGATACCGTCACGTTTAACAGCCGTTACAATGCGGCTTCTTATGCGGGGCTGCTGCTTGGCAACGGCGATGATAACTTGGGTTTTGATTTGCCGGATATTTCGGGATCGGGTTATGGATGGGATATTGGCCAGTTTCAGACCAACGGGACGATTGCGACTGCTTTGCTGGTGCCGGAGCCTTCCGCATTGTGGTTGGGCGCGGTTGGATTGGCAGCGATGATGTTTAGACGCAAACGCCGGATGGGGACGGAGTTGAGTTGAGGTGTCCGTCGATTGTGGGGTCGCTGGGCGTCGGTGTTGGGGCAAAAAGAATGGCTGGTTGACGAATCAACCAGCCATTGAAAAGGTCTCGATCGAGCTTTGTGAGTTACTTCACATTGCCCAGGGTGGCGTCGCCTTCTTTGAGGCCGAGGGCCCAAAGAATCCCGCCGAGGATGTGGTCTTGATAGACCTGGGCGATTTCAGGGGCGTTTTTGCGCTCGTTGGTGCCGGCTTTCCAAGTGGGATCCCAAACGTCTTCGCGGTGGCCGAGGCTGGTGTAGAAGACTTTGCCTTTGCCGAATTCCTTGTTCCAGCTGATGGGGTAATAGCCAGGGGTGCCGTCGTTTGGATGGGCATTCAGGCCGAGGAGACCATGGACGGTCGCGGGGTCGTAGGATTTGAAGATGTAGATTTCGTCGAAGACTTTGTAGCCGCCGGGGAAGGGTTGGGTGGCGGGATGGGCTTTGTCGTGGATGATGGGCTCGACTTCCACTTGGGCTTTGTGGGTTTGGAATTCGCCGCCGAGCATGTCAACATAGGGACGGAATTTGTGGAAGGTGTCGGAACCGGAGTGCATCGCGATGAAAGCTTTGCCGCCTTTGATCAGGTCAATGAAAGCCTGGGGGTCGGGGAAGGGGAGTTCGCCGGTGGTGTTGCAGAAGACGAAGCCGTCGTATTGCTGAATGTTTTCAGTCGCCAGCTTGCCGTGGGCGTAGGCAGTGATTTTGTCTTCCCAAGCTTTGCGGAGGGGAAGAAATTCGGCCATGGCGGCGGCGTAGGCTTCTTCTTTGGCCTTGAAGGTTTCGTCGGTATCTTTGGCTTCGCGTTTGGGTTTGTTGGGGTTTTTTGGTGCGGGTTCGGGCTGTTGAACGAAGTCGACGGTGAAGGCTCCGCTTTTGGTGGCCAATTCGGCGAGGACTTTTTCGCCGGTCTCGATGGAGGAGTGGCGGAAGCCTGTGGTGATGGAGACAACGAGCAGCTTTTTGGGGGCGGCTTCGGCGAAGGTGGTGAAGGCAAAGATGCCCGCGAGGATGAAGGTGGGAAGACGAAGGATTCGCATAAGAAGAAGGTTACATTACGCGATGGGTGCGTTGATGTCTTTCCTGGAATTGTGTTTTGGCGGGAAAGTTGGCGTGGTTGGGAATGGGTATGAAAAAAGCACCGGAGTGCGGTGCTTTTTTACGAAGAAGAGATGAAAGGCCCGGGACGGACCTTCTACTTTGGAAGATGACTATTATTCGGCGTCTAGTCCAAAGGCGGTGTGGACGGCTTGGGCGGCTTTTTCGATGTCGGCTTCGCTGACGGTCACGGCGGTTTTGATCTCACTGGTGGAGATCATCTGAATGTTGACCTCGGCGGCGGAAAGTGCGGCGAACATACGAGCGGCGACGCCACTGTGGCTGCGCATGCCGATGCCGACGATGCTGAGTTTGGCGATGCCGCTTTCGCTGCGGACATCGGTGTTGGGGCCGATGTCGGCGAGGACTTTGCGGACTTCGGCTTCGGCTCTAGGGAGATCGGCGGCGCTGAGAGTGAAGCTGACATCCGTTTCGCCGTCATAACTGACGTTCTGCACGATGATGTCGATGACGATGTTGGCTTTGGCGATGGCACCGAAAATCAGGGCGGCGACACCGGGCTGGTCGGGGACGTCATCGATGGTGATTTTTGCCTGATTGCGTTCGATGCTGATGCCGCGGACGACGACGGATTCCATGCCTGGAGTTTCTTCTTTCACAAGGGTGCCGGGGTTGGTGTTCATGCTGTTGCGGACTTCGAATCGGACTCCGAATTTTTTGGCGAATTCGACGCTGCGGCTTTGCATCACCTTGCTGCCGCTGCTGGCCATTTCCAGCATTTCGTCGTAACTGATGGTTTCGATTTTTTGAGCTTTCTTAACGACCCGCGGGTCGCAAGTGTAGACGCCGTCGACGTCGGTAAAGATCTGGCAGAGGTCGGCCTTCACGGCGGCGGCCATGGCGATCGCGGTGAGGTCGGAACCCCCGCGGCCGAGGGTGGTGATAAGGCCGTCGCTGGTTTTGCCCTGGAATCCGGCGAGGATGACGATGTTGCCTTCATCAAGCATTTCGTGGACTTCGGTGGGCGTGATGTTGGCGATGCGGGCCTTGGTGTGGACGCCGTCGGTTTCAATGCCGGCCTGCGCGCCGGTGAGGGAAACGGCCTTGCCGCCGAGGGCGTTGATGGCCATGGCGGTGAGCGCGATGGTTTGTTGTTCGCCGGTGGAAAGGAGGACGTCGAGTTCACGCTCGGTAGGAGCTGGGGAAACGGCGTTGGCGAGTTTGAGGAGGTTGTCGGTCACCCCGGACATGGCGGAGACGACGGCGATGATCTGGTTGCCGGCTTGCTGGCTTTCGAGGATGCGGCGGGCGACGTTGCAGATACGTTCGGGATTGCCGACCGAGGTGCCACCGTATTTTTGGACGATCAATGACATGGAAGAGGAGTGCGGGAAAGGGGGGCGGAAGTTGGCACGGTTCGCAGTGGGTGCAAGGAGGAAACGATGAAGGCTCGGCCAAACGAATTTTTACAAAAAGATTGGCTTTGTATGGAAATTATGGATAATGTGTATTATTGTATAATTAAGCTTTATGAAACGGTCGTCTTCAAGTTCTCCGATTCGCTGGATTTTGGCGAGTGTGGTGGTGTGGTTTCTTTTGCAAAGCTTGTGGCTGACCAAGGCGCAGGCGTCGGGAGCTTATCCTTTTCTGAGTTACAATGGGAAAGTGGCGAAGGCTCCGGTCGGGGTGCCGCCAGCAGTGCATCATGCGGTGAAGGCGGCGAACAGTTTGCAGGGAAAACCTTACGTGTTTGGGGGCGGTCATCGGAAGTTGTATGACCGGGGGTATGATTGTTCGGGATCAGTTTCTTATGTGCTGTATCACGCGGGCCTGCTGCGTGGACCGATGCACAGCAAGGCGTTTAAGGACTACGGGCGTCCGGGGCCAGGGAAGTTCATCACGCTGTTTGTGACGGATGGACATGTATTCATGTCGATCTGCGGACTGCGTTTTGACACGAGCGATTGGGGAGCAGGACGAGGTGAGGGGCCGAGATGGAGGCCAAAATCGCGCAAGCTGGCGTCGGGTTACCAGATGCGGCATCCGCCGGGGTTGTGATGTTTAGGGAGTTTGAATCTTCCAGGCTTTGGCGATTTCGGGATGGGTCTCGGTGAGGATGTTGCGAAGATGTTCGCGTTCGGAAGCGGAGAGATGCATGCCGCCTTCGGATGGTGTGGGATCGAGGGCGGATTCGAGTTGCTGGTAAATGGCTTGTTTGAGGGCAGGTGGAAGAGCGAGAAATGATTCGCTGTGGATCATGTAGCTGCAGCGGTGTTTGAATAGGCGGGTGTGGAGCTGGAAGTCTTTTAAGGAACGGCCATCGCTGGTTTCCTTGCGGTTTTTGCGGAAGGCGTCCTGAAAGGCCGGATTGCCTTCGATTCCGCCTTCGGGGAGGGGATGTTCGTCGGCGAACAGGAGGGATTTGACGATGGATTGGGCGTGATGCTGAATGAGGCTGAGGGCGGAGCCTTGGGGTTCGTCGGAGATGGGATCACCAAAGGCGTCTTGCATGGCGCGTTGACGTTCAAGGGCTTCCAACGTAAATCGGGTGGCGGCGGTGAAGAGGTTTTGAATGGCGCATTGGTGTTCGAGCACCATGAGGGCAACGATGTCACTGGTGGTGGTGAGATAGGGGTCGGTGTCGAAGAGGTGGGCGATGGATTCGAGATTGGCACCTTTGTTGCGAGGAAGATGGACGCTGTCACCCGCAGGGTTTTCGCTGGCGGTGACGTTGCCCATGTGGAGTTCACTGCCGTGTTTGCCGGTGACATACCATCCGCCCCAGCGTTCGGAAATCG
This is a stretch of genomic DNA from Phragmitibacter flavus. It encodes these proteins:
- a CDS encoding FecR domain-containing protein — encoded protein: MNPIPPEDSAKINRALDHLIDGSLSAEELLEVQEWMKADAKVLNLYLEKMSMESLLKDHVWIRKEPEVFTAPIKLRRVDRRRLVMLAAAACLALLLVLTLWMKPRQDAGAGLVSGERLPSVQFSAASVFEGVSSKTSDDGALPFGDGVVMQDGSVSIRLPSGVEALLKSPSRFSITGANRLKLDQGSGWFRVPPEAKGFAVDLPEMEVIDLGTVFTVRVDELEHQVQVEQGLVEVRQRTVGLGTQRLKAGEMLVRRANHETVQLVSGASLVDPDSLKDDAEVVFRESLTGVSDQPFSERIPLKGSWTVLEGIPQISHGRFVARSNFTHLMGRFSRPIEPSENAVVMVSFKSVSPMSLFHSEGFAGISLFDRDGELMFFGDKGEDSYSWELLTFGKNYRGPAEKRRAYDLAIQGSAETFTLRYRQRTGAFEVFRGWGAQGLPLIRGTTDAGLRFDGVRIANGEGGDFSFEDIEVSVVKETKGQ
- a CDS encoding ABC1 kinase family protein — its product is MQFNPLARQQRDLGRLTEIVKSLVRYGLADWMRPLPFSWIQEFFRSREGDKIADAPMVVRLRMVMAELGPTFTKLGQLLSTRPDLVGAEVAFELAKLQSSAPADSVEEIRQIIFEDLGAEPELLFAEFDPVAFASASIAQVHGARLMSGEAVVLKVQKPGIRKKIEADLSILAWLAEQAEKHSPQLRVYQPLEVVRQFERSLKHELDFDHERRNMEEFAHRFRNDPTVRFPKAWAAYSSKRVLTMERFEGVFGNDHAQLQASGSDLNTFALRGANMYLEMIFRDSFYHADPHPGNLMLLPGGVVGVLDCGMTGRLDERVRTEIENLVMAVGQSDPLALAGAVVRLAVHPPEGDREQLVAELSEFVADHTARPIGELELSPALQSLTGIIRRHHLMLPPSVSLLLRTLVLLEGTSQLLSPQFSLAAVIRPFYRRAIRRRLTPSRWINRFQRTVGDWDALLQTLPNDLSEMVQRVRTGKFQVHLDHRHLDPVINRLVLGIVVASLFLGSSLLWSMKAPPVLGGVSIFGAAGYAMAVYLGWKLFRAIRRSGDIGSDDEEGRG
- a CDS encoding sigma-70 family RNA polymerase sigma factor, whose product is MGNDRSNPPGELGATARSFGGFDRLLAEHSSSIRLYVRSLMPGYEGADDLAQETLIKLWEKRDSFEEGTNFKAWAFQVGKFMVMNQRRKLSRSPVVMLDDELIEKIDQRWMEKEESLTDEHHRALKACLNLLKPEDQNLLHARYATAISLETYAEQEGTRSGTLKARLFRLRDALRDCIDRRLGHS
- a CDS encoding alginate lyase family protein — encoded protein: MVRQSALLVCLHLVFLPIGVNGQEAASGAKMVVQQDRERILTAAEAVLAKMPFSITFDRSPLSEGGPDEFFSMSDHYWPDPAKADGKPYIMRDGQSNPGNFNQHRETLMAMRDATSVLAAAYWLTKDERYAAKAVEMLKVFFLDEGTRMHPSLDHAQAIIGKPTPDRGTGLIDTLHLVEVPLSVLTLRNSKAMKVEVFDGLRQWFADYTSWLVSSSKGKNEAKAINNHAVAYWLQVASFATLTENEALLVECRRQFKEVFIGVQMAVDGGFPLELGRTKPYAYSIFQLDNMTALCQLLSSSSDNLWTFTTSDGKCMRRAMAFLYPFLADKSSWPLKPDVHAWEGWPVRQSALLFGGIAFHEDKYLRLWRSLNADPEAFEIRRNNAITQPFLWTALFDHSTATAAPKKLRAKDVFEPNQRIMFADIFKGLPFERWNISEDDRYSLPVASSERIQVVDAPGPCEDGKAVKFVVRRAPNSFRSEISLPHEEGFQERWYAAKIFIPEDWVFDPLKAQDIVLQWHGIPGNWKPTHPNLAISISNDRWYIRQSFGSPQEGVSRNSERLEESVQRGQWVSWIIHAKWHPGAEGLLQIWKDGKLVFNQAGPNVYGTIGVEYTPYFKTGIYRPEWHVNTERKLENFRTEVAESKIKTVFVSDVKVGSERARLEDFIGNASK
- a CDS encoding phasin family protein — translated: MFEIVKKSVYTGLGLASLTKDKIAKFAADMSREAQLSEEEGRRLREELEVKAEESKEQLGEQIDQRIDQALVQVGLVKAGVKRVADRTSDTFQQFVDKRVDAALERLGVARKEDIASLLQRIELLESKVSVPTVVEQVG